A single window of Tamandua tetradactyla isolate mTamTet1 chromosome 25, mTamTet1.pri, whole genome shotgun sequence DNA harbors:
- the BCLAF1 gene encoding bcl-2-associated transcription factor 1 isoform X11: MCWILGEQYFKSAGMTLNERFTSYQKATEEHSARQKSPEIHRRIDISPSALRKHTRLAGEERVFKEENQKGDKKLRCDSADLRHDIDRRRKERSKERGDSKGSRESSGSRKQEKTPKDYKEYKSYKDDSKHKSREQDHSRSSSSSASPSSPSSREEKESKKEREEEFKTHHELKEYSGFAGVSRPRGTFFRIRGRGRARGVFAGTNTGPNNSNTTFQKRPKEEEWDPEYTPKSKKYFLHDDRDDGVDYWAKRGRGRGTFQRGRGRFNFKKSGSSPKWTHDKYQGDGIVEDEEEPMENNEEKKDRRKEEKE; the protein is encoded by the exons ATGTGCTGGATATTGGGCG AGCAATACTTCAAATCAGCTGGAATGACCCTAAACGAGAGGTTCACTTCATATCAGAAAGCCACTGAAGAGCATAGTGCCCGGCAAAAGAGCCCTGAGATCCACAG gaGAATTGACATCTCTCCAAGTGCCCTGAGGAAGCATACCCGTTTAGCAGGAGAAGAGAgagtttttaaagaagaaaatcaaaag GGAGATAAAAAATTAAGGTGCGATTCTGCTGATCTCCGACATGACATTGATCGTcgtagaaaagaaagaagtaaagaacGGGGGGATTCCAAGGGCTCCAGGGAATCCAGTGGAtcaagaaagcaggaaaaaactCCAAAAGATTACAAGGAATACAAATCTTACAAAGATGACAG TAAACATAAAAGTAGAGAGCAAGATCATTCTCGATCTTCGTCCTCTTCAGCATCACCTTCTTCTCCCAGTTCtcgagaagaaaaggaaagtaagaaagaaagagaagaagaattcAAAACTCACCATGAGCTAAAAGAATATTCAGGCTTTGCAGGTGTTAGCCGACCACGAGGAACCTTT TTTCGAATTAGAGGCAGAGGAAGAGCCAGAGGAGTTTTTGCTGGGACAAATACTGGTCCAAACAACTCAAATACTACTTTTCAAAAGAGACCGAAGGAAGAGGAATGGGATCCAGAATATACCCCAAAGAGCAAGAAGTACTTCTTG CATGATGACAGAGATGATGGCGTGGATTATTGGGCCAAAAGAGGAAGAGGTCGTGGTACTTTTCAACGTGGCAGAGGGCGCTTTAACTTCAAAAAATCAGGTAGCAGTCCAAAATGGACTCATGACAAATACCAAGGGGATGGGAttgttgaagatgaagaagagcccatggaaaataatgaagaaaagaaggacagacgcaaagaagaaaag gAATAG